One Actinomycetota bacterium DNA segment encodes these proteins:
- a CDS encoding gamma-glutamylcyclotransferase encodes MEETPIFVYGTLKPGEKMFRHISHTVRDAIPACVPGRLYETPFGYPLLVRSGGEDETMINGVLLVPLEGCYEEMMRIIDVIEGEAGFEKGEAEVVLGNGHRVEAIVYFYREAPPYAQPYYGNDWPATV; translated from the coding sequence ATGGAAGAGACGCCAATCTTCGTGTACGGGACGCTTAAGCCGGGCGAGAAGATGTTCCGCCACATAAGCCATACCGTCAGGGACGCCATTCCGGCCTGCGTTCCGGGTCGCCTTTACGAGACGCCCTTCGGCTATCCCCTTCTGGTGAGGTCGGGCGGCGAGGACGAGACCATGATCAACGGGGTGCTCCTGGTCCCCCTGGAGGGGTGCTACGAGGAGATGATGCGCATCATAGACGTCATCGAGGGGGAAGCCGGTTTCGAAAAGGGAGAGGCGGAGGTCGTACTCGGGAACGGGCACCGGGTGGAAGCTATCGTCTATTTCTACCGGGAGGCGCCGCCGTACGCGCAGCCCTATTACGGAAACGACTGGCCGGCCACGGTTTGA
- a CDS encoding histidine kinase dimerization/phospho-acceptor domain-containing protein yields MRTSYRYRYAVWGFLLAVAYTALLFVLHYLLSSGGPAQLLRESPAAVITVLLNLPICLLSGWLLGSERDRRAEMNRILERERDHLEMAENLSRLLRRAEESRRMAGIAAREIKHPLTSLVGYSLTLSQYWEKLDEQQKRDFLHYIRVSATRLEGMINDLSRILELAHEPAHQETTTVNPSEALNEAAALVEDIYSPRGTRLNLRLLSDVPVMQVDPSRLFDLLYNLLDLAMRCCRERGMVSAWCSVRGENLVLHVRCPHPALDPETLGVIDVWPPRQPEGELPTLAMEYRLASRLAEDMAGNLRMDHSDKVGLSLYLTLPLSKAG; encoded by the coding sequence ATGAGAACCTCCTACAGATACCGGTATGCCGTTTGGGGTTTCCTGCTGGCCGTGGCCTACACGGCCCTGCTCTTCGTGCTCCACTACCTGCTCTCCTCCGGCGGTCCCGCCCAGCTGCTGCGCGAATCGCCGGCGGCGGTGATCACCGTCCTCCTCAATCTGCCCATCTGCCTGCTCTCCGGGTGGCTGCTGGGGTCGGAAAGAGACCGGCGCGCCGAGATGAACAGAATCCTGGAAAGGGAAAGGGACCACCTGGAGATGGCGGAGAACCTCTCCCGTCTGCTGCGGAGAGCGGAGGAATCGCGGCGCATGGCCGGGATAGCCGCCCGGGAGATAAAGCACCCCCTCACCTCCCTGGTGGGTTATTCACTGACCCTCAGCCAGTACTGGGAGAAGCTGGATGAGCAGCAGAAGCGAGATTTCCTGCATTATATCCGGGTATCCGCCACCCGCCTGGAGGGGATGATCAACGACCTCTCCCGGATACTGGAACTGGCCCACGAGCCCGCTCACCAGGAAACCACCACGGTAAACCCCTCGGAAGCCCTGAACGAGGCGGCGGCCCTGGTGGAGGACATCTACTCGCCGCGCGGAACCCGGCTAAACCTGCGCCTCCTGAGCGATGTCCCCGTCATGCAGGTGGATCCCTCCCGGCTCTTCGACCTCCTGTACAACCTGCTGGACCTCGCCATGCGCTGCTGCCGGGAGAGGGGTATGGTCTCCGCCTGGTGTTCCGTGCGGGGAGAAAACCTCGTCCTTCACGTGCGGTGCCCTCACCCGGCCCTCGACCCGGAAACCCTGGGTGTCATCGACGTCTGGCCGCCACGCCAACCCGAGGGGGAACTTCCCACCCTGGCCATGGAGTACCGGCTGGCCTCCCGGCTGGCGGAGGATATGGCCGGGAACCTGCGCATGGATCACTCGGATAAAGTCGGCCTATCCCTCTACCTCACCTTGCCCCTCTCCAAAGCCGGCTAA
- a CDS encoding DUF3160 domain-containing protein has protein sequence MKEKGFAVVAGGEYDYVFQPYMENPGAKFVTVDAVYQAFLGMCMGIRWELERVALRRELESLVVSLLEVLEGMYDAARGAVRRAAGKALGFMGVAAALLGLDPRLPPEVGSLVEEEVTLVEEASEARISPLFGRREDYRVYEPQGLYARYPDLARFHRAVDWLGRWEVFPAGGEGGAALEERREAARITALLVGALHTGKVDNKSLLVLWDHLYQVTRFLSCRTVSLNAVSAGRVLSEVLGKRFPLSRLEDEALVDRLAEALEREAGGPGDEKDGLWGAWGSGFRFLEACFEPGTGVFLELGSENVPERKRPRSLDLPAALGSDRALQLLDGFYGEASLPGYKEKVRELRGETSSIEPAWTRACLAWSLLKNAVSLLRPPREGYPAFMQSDPWKDRDLYLFLASWVDGISRDRAWKEMEGDVVPGRGGVAGSGGVTGKGYVEPRPEAYALLAADADLLRRGLEERGLLGEEMARKLDSFYRLSMGLKSMAEKELLNQPLSPEEYQLLADFGELLLELVSMPAEEGNGYLVPDPSTVLEVYRDQEEGTVLQMALGKPAIYYVIAPVEGRPTLTVGAGYSLYELVDTLDTAPTPEEWRLMVESGQVPEASAWTSSFMR, from the coding sequence TTGAAGGAGAAAGGCTTCGCCGTCGTGGCGGGAGGAGAGTACGATTATGTCTTCCAGCCCTACATGGAGAACCCCGGCGCCAAGTTCGTCACCGTGGACGCCGTCTACCAGGCCTTCCTGGGGATGTGCATGGGGATAAGGTGGGAGCTGGAAAGGGTTGCTCTGCGCCGGGAATTGGAGTCCCTGGTCGTCTCCCTCCTGGAAGTTTTAGAAGGGATGTACGATGCGGCAAGGGGTGCCGTGCGCCGGGCGGCGGGCAAGGCGCTGGGGTTCATGGGCGTGGCGGCCGCGCTCCTGGGGTTGGATCCCCGATTGCCCCCTGAGGTGGGTTCCCTGGTGGAGGAGGAAGTGACGCTGGTGGAGGAGGCCTCGGAGGCCCGCATCTCTCCCCTCTTCGGGCGCCGGGAGGATTACCGTGTCTACGAGCCGCAGGGCCTCTACGCCCGGTACCCCGACCTGGCCCGATTCCACCGCGCCGTTGACTGGCTGGGGAGGTGGGAGGTGTTTCCGGCGGGCGGGGAAGGCGGGGCAGCGTTGGAGGAAAGACGTGAAGCGGCCAGGATTACGGCTCTCCTGGTGGGGGCGCTGCATACAGGGAAGGTGGACAATAAATCCCTACTGGTGTTGTGGGATCACCTGTATCAGGTGACCCGCTTCCTTTCCTGCCGTACCGTGAGCCTGAACGCCGTCTCCGCGGGCCGTGTGTTGAGCGAGGTGCTGGGAAAGAGGTTCCCCCTTTCGCGCCTGGAGGATGAAGCGCTCGTGGACCGGCTGGCGGAGGCGCTGGAGCGAGAAGCCGGCGGGCCCGGGGACGAGAAGGACGGCTTGTGGGGTGCCTGGGGTTCCGGGTTCCGCTTTCTCGAGGCCTGTTTCGAGCCGGGCACCGGGGTGTTCCTGGAGCTGGGATCGGAAAATGTGCCCGAAAGGAAGAGACCGCGAAGCCTGGACCTTCCTGCCGCCCTGGGTTCGGACCGGGCGCTGCAGCTGCTCGACGGCTTTTACGGGGAGGCGAGCCTTCCGGGATACAAGGAGAAGGTCCGGGAGCTGCGCGGGGAAACGTCGTCCATCGAACCCGCCTGGACCCGGGCCTGCCTTGCGTGGAGCTTATTGAAAAACGCCGTGTCCCTGCTGAGGCCACCGAGGGAGGGATACCCGGCATTCATGCAAAGCGACCCCTGGAAGGACCGGGACCTCTACCTGTTCCTGGCTTCCTGGGTGGATGGTATATCCCGGGACCGGGCGTGGAAGGAGATGGAAGGCGATGTGGTTCCCGGGAGGGGTGGGGTTGCCGGTAGTGGAGGCGTAACGGGGAAGGGTTACGTGGAGCCGCGACCGGAGGCCTACGCCCTTCTTGCTGCCGATGCGGACCTCCTGCGCCGGGGACTCGAGGAACGCGGGCTCCTGGGCGAGGAAATGGCGCGGAAACTGGACTCCTTTTACCGGCTCTCCATGGGACTCAAGTCTATGGCCGAGAAGGAACTTCTCAACCAGCCCCTGAGTCCCGAGGAATACCAGCTACTTGCGGACTTCGGCGAGCTGCTCCTTGAGCTGGTCTCCATGCCCGCTGAAGAGGGGAACGGGTACCTGGTCCCCGACCCCTCCACCGTCTTGGAGGTCTATCGGGACCAGGAGGAGGGGACGGTGCTCCAGATGGCCCTGGGAAAACCTGCCATATACTACGTTATCGCTCCCGTTGAGGGGAGACCCACCCTGACCGTGGGGGCCGGCTATTCCCTCTACGAGCTGGTGGACACCCTGGATACCGCGCCGACTCCGGAGGAATGGCGCCTCATGGTGGAATCCGGACAGGTGCCGGAGGCCTCCGCCTGGACGTCCTCCTTCATGAGGTGA